The Epinephelus fuscoguttatus linkage group LG19, E.fuscoguttatus.final_Chr_v1 genome contains the following window.
ATGTTTTCCAGGTTTCTGTTTCCTTACACTTGTATATTACAGTATGTGCAGTGAACAGTGTTCAGTAATAAGCAGGATGGAGAGGAAACATAACTGTTTATCTCTGATCTCAGTTTCATCACACTTTTCTGAAATGTCCTCTCACCAAGTGAACATGCTCCATATTAATAATGTCTCCTGTGATTCATTTATTGGAAACAATCTGTGAATATAGATGATATGGAAATCATCAGTGTAAAGTTTTCATTTGGTTTTGCTGAACGTAACTCAGCTTTGTTTTTTCAGAACTGTGTAACAGATGACTTTAAGGTCTGTCTCATGAAACAGGATTGACAATTACTGCAGTTTGAAGTGTAACAATCATCACTACCTGGTTACCAGAGGATTGATCGAAAAATATGTACTTCATTTTATGTATTCTAACCAGTGTCTGCATCCGTCTATAACTTCAAGATTATATATGGCAATATACTGTCACATTTAAAGCCTGAATTACCAATATATCAAGATGTCAGATATTATGGATGAGGATGTAGTGTAGTAttaattttgtaatgttttcacaaatacattttgtcaGTGTGGGAATTAGTCTAATATTATCGTTGAaatgttggagaaaaaaaaaattataatgtgTTGTTACACAGAGTGTTGTTTGATGTCTCTTTTATCAGATGTGTCAGAGACTCAAAAAGCAGAAGTATGTAGTGAGGAGGTTTTTGTCACAGTGTAAATCACTGTGATACCCTCTCTTTAGCAGAGCTGTCCCATGTTTCACAGTAATAGACTGCTGAGTCTCCCTCCTCCACATTGTTGATGATCAAACGATAATCTGTTGTTGACTGATGATTAGATGTGAACTTTGGAGAGGAGAAACCAGAGCCATAATAAACAGAGCTCCAGCTGTGATGAAACCTCAGCACATACTGAGGAACTCCTCCTGGAATCTGTTTATACCAGACTGCTTGATTAGTACCAGTCCCCAGGTTACAGTCCATGGTGGCTGTCTCTCCTTTCCTCAGCGCCACAACAGGAGGCTTCTGTGTCACCACCGTCACACCACTCACACCTGgaaacaacaagatgacatggagtcaagagaaacacacagactgatgaATCCAACATGAGGTCAAAGCTGCAGTAAGTCAGCCTCCTTACATGTTAGAGCAGTGATGAGAGTGCAGAGGGTCCCCagcatgttgtcagtgtgtgctgAGAATGGCCTTGTAACTTGGAAAGTCAGCTTACTGCTGACAGATCACAGGCTttggaggatgaggagaggaggtgcTGGAGGAGCAATTTAATAGCACACTGAAACTGAGAGTgactgacaggaggaggagctttGCTTGAAATTTAAATTATCATATTAGAATATTCTATCCCGTTGTGAGACACAGAAGCTGAATTTATGACAGTTTCCAACTCATAAattggaggagaaggagaagtgaaggaggaggagtttCAACACTCAgctctgttttcattcattaatgCTCTGAGATTATTGagtcatttaaaaactaacaggagcattttaaaatctatccATTAAGTCACTTGAAGCCACTGTAGAGATTTAAGAACGAGGTAATGTGCTCTGTTCTCTTGGTTGGTGTTGGAATTCTAGCAGCAGAGTTTTCAATGAGCTGAAGTTGTCTGACTGTCTTTTGGGGAAGATCAGAAAGGACACTGTTCCATTGGTCCACCCTGCTGGATATTATGGCATGAATGAGTTTCTCTAAATCTTGctcttttttaaagatgataAAATGCTGATTCAGTTCTTGCCTTGATCTGAAGCTCAGATCTGAGTCTAAATAAACACCAAGTTTCCTGACTGGGGTTTTTGTCTTTATAGCTCTGGAATCAGAAACTGCAGTAACATTCATTCTTTCCTCCTTGTTGCCAAAAACAGtgatttcttttctgtctttatttgtttGAAGGAAATATGATTGCATCCAGCTGTTGACTTGTTCTAAGCATTGACAGAGTGAGTCTAAGGGACTATGGTCACTTGGTGAAAGAGCTATATAAATCTGAATGTCGTCAAACTGAGGGACTCCTCCTGGAATCTGTTTATACCACAAAGCAGCGGTGTCTTTAATAGCTAGGTGGGGGCCTCGGTTGGATAAGGGTGAAATGGACAGTATGTAGGAGCAAATAAGGGAGTGAGGGGTTATGTCATGTATGTTGTTTCTTCTTGGCTCACTCTGAGTTGAGTTTGTAGGACCAACTTAATAaaagcagtggtgtagtggtagttgatgaggtgggtgatGGGTAGGTTACTGAAGAGTAAGAGGGTATACTTCTACATATTCCTTTGTTTTTCTGGCTGATAGGAGGCTTCTTTAAAATGCCAGAAGAAGAGGTGGGTGTGTCCTGTATACCTGCATATATCCTCTACTACAACACTGGATGACAGgatttaaaaaggaaagaaaaacacattgtggATCTCTGAATGTATTGTTGAGCCATTAATGACAGGTATGgctgttttaatattaatattggGCCTGTTGATGGACCTGTTACACATGAACTGAGTGCTTCACAGATATCTTTGGTCATCTGCAGTCATCAGCGTTTTTCCAAAACTTCTGACATTCTCCAATAAGTATAGATATATAACAAACAAAGATATAACAAACAGCATTGTGTATGGTGGCTTCAACTCAGTCAGTGTTCAGTGGAGACTCAAAAAGCAGAAGTATGTAGTGAGGAGGTTTTTGTCACAGTGTAAATCACTGTGATACAGCCTCATTAGCAGAGCTGTCCCATGTAGCACAGTAATAGACTGCTGAGTCTCCCTCCTCCACATTGTTGATGATCAAACGATAATCTGATGTTGACTGATGATTAGATGTGAACTTTGGAGAGGAGAAACCAGAGCCATAGTAAACAGAGCTCCAGCCGTGATAAAACCTCAGCACATACTGAGGAACTCCTCCTGGAATCTGTTTATACCAGACTGCTTCATGATCAGTCACAGTCCCCAGGTTACAGTCCATGGTGGCTGTCTCTCCTTTCCTCAGCGCCACAACAGGAGGCTTCTGTGTCACCACCGTCACAGCACTCACACCTGgaaacaacaagatgacatggagtcaagagaaacacacagactgatgaATCCAACATGAGGTCAAAGCTGCAGTAAGTCAGCCTCCTTACATGTTAGAGCAGTGATGAGAGTGCAGAGGGTCCCCagcatgttgtcagtgtgtgctgAGAATGGCCTTGTAACTTGGAAAGTCAGCTTACTGCTGACAGATCACAGGCTttggaggatgaggagaggaggtgcTGGAGGAGCAATTTAATAGCACACTGAAACTGAGAGTgactgacaggaggaggagctttGCTTGAAATTTAAATTATCATATTAGAATATTCTACCCCGTTGTGAGACACAGAAGCTGAATTTATGACAGTTTCCAACTCAAAAattggaggagaaggagaagtggaggaggaggagtttcaACACTCAactctgttttcattcattaatgCTCTGAGATTATTGAGTCATTTAAAACTaacagcagcattttaaaatctatccATTAAGTCACTTGAAGCCACTGTAGAGATTTAAGAACGAGGTAATGTGCTCTGTTCTCTTGGTTGGTGCTGGAATTCTAGCAGCAGAGTTTTCAATGGGCTGAAGTTGTCTGACTGTCTTTTGGGGAAGATCAGAAAGGACGCTGTTACACTGGTCCACCCTGCTGGATATTATGACATGAATGAGTTTCTCTAAATCTTGCTCTTTTTTTAAGATGATAAAATGCTGATTCAGTTCTTGCCTTGATGATGCTGCTGAAGCTCAGATCTGAGTCTAAATAAACACCAATTTTCCTGACTGGGGTTTTTGTCTTTATAGCTCTGGAATCAGAAACTGCAGTAACATTCATTCTTTCCTGCTTGTTGCCAAAAACAAtgatttcttttctgtctttatttgtttGAAGGAAATATGATTGCATCCAGCTGTTGACTTGTTCTAAGCATTGACAGAGTGAGTCTAAGGGACTATGGTCACTTGGTGAAAGAGCTGAATAAATCTGAATGTTGTCAAACTGAGGGACTCCTCCTGGAATCTGTTTATACCACAAAGCATCAGTGTCTTTAATAGCTAGGTGGAGGCCTTGGTTGGATAAGGGTGAAATGGACAGTATGTAGGGGCAAATAAGGGAGTGAGGGGTTATGTCATGTATGTTGTTTCTTCTTGGCTCACTCTGAGTTGAGTTTGTTGGACCAACTTAATAAAAGCAGTGGTGGAGTGGCAGGGGCAAAATCCTATTTCATAGTTCGGGGAgtcaataaacagtaaaattttagggAATAATTCTAGGGgtggacaaggaaaaaaagttgtagcctgtcttttatacagcatcttttaccgcaatttgacgctttaatcttctctctatctctccaacaggcagattGAATGTgtatactaactaaactaaaactaaaactaaacatttcctgcaattaaactggtaaactggtttataaacagtgtgctgtgagatctgccactgcgcacctcacaaccatGCATAATAGTCGCTCGTAATGCAcgctcctcgtctgcacgtctttcatgtttgtctcactgacaggtggagagcctacagacaggtacccattagctacgagccgctccgccactgactgctcttgtcctgtcctcttcctcttctttctctcctgttctctctgacgatcactaaactctgagcttaatcattagcttttagcttagcagcactcgtacttgagtaggcttttgaataatgcaggagaaatgttgcagacagtttatattatcagcctgggcctggggcttgttgtaacagtaaatgggatgtgttgtaacttgtgtcagttaaactgtgtctgtgtgagtgaacatcttaccctgcgaggcgcgatgtgggcagcggttccagccacacgctgcttCTGCTACCAAGCAGCCCCGcctgttggaaagagtgtgggatataccactgctaggaatgggagggggggactaaatcttttaagatttaaatagtaCATTATTGcgtgattataatgagcaccgcttacattgtgcttttaataaatacgaCTGCACTGTtcaaaattattaattgtgtctcaaataattctaggggggtacagctttactgaaggaggagtcatgtcccccctgtcccccctgggatttccgcccctgtgtagtggtagctgatgaggtgggtgaTGGGTAGGTTACTGAAGAGTAAGAGGGTATACTTCTATATATTCCTTTGTTTTTCTGGCTGATAGGAGGCTTCTTTAAAATGCCAGAAGAAGAGGTGGGTGTGTCCTGTATACCTGCATATATCCTCTACTACAACACTGGATGACAGgatttaaaaaggaaagaaaaacacattgtggATCTCTGAATGTATTGTTGAGCCATTAAAGACAGGTATGGCTGTTTTAATATTAACATTGGGCCTGTTGATGGACCTGTTACACATGAACTTAGTACTTCACAGATATATTTGCTCATCTGCAGTCATCAGCGTTTTTCCAAAACCTCTGACATTCTCCAATAAGTATAGATATATAACAAACAAAGATATAAGTCCCTCCATGCCCTCGCCCCACAGTACATAACGGACCTCCTCCACCCCTACACTCCGTCCAGATCTCTGCGCTCCTCTGACTCTGGCCTACTCTCCATCCCTCACTCCTGCTTCCGAACTTTTGGTGACGGGGCCTTCTGCGTCGTTgcccccaccctctggaactctctccccccTGTAACCCACAATGCCCCTGAACTGGACATTTTCAAATCCATCTTCAAAACTCATCTGTTCACCATGGCTTTTTAATTCAATAATCCATCTCTTGCCCAGTGTACCATCACACAGTTTCTCTgctttcttctgttgtttgttatagttttgttgcttttctgtactgcttgtgttgtattgtactgttctgttggtgttgttgttgcattACTATGTATTGTAAAGTGACCTTGGGTTTCTTGAAAGGCCCTACATaaattaaagttattattatgattattataataatatcaAAGAGCTTTGTGTGGTGGCTTCAACTCAGTCAATGTTCAGTGGAGATTCAAAAAGCAGAAGTATGTAGTGAGGAGGTTTTTGTCACAGTGTAAATCACTGTGATACAGCCTCATTAGCAGAGCTGTCCCATGTAGCACAGTAATAGACTGCTGAGTCTCCCTCCTCCACATTGTTGATGATCAAACGATAATCTGATGTTGACTGATGATTAGATGTGAACTTTGGAGAGGAGAAACCAGAGCCATATTCTACAGAGCTCCAGCTGTGATAAAACCTCAGCACATACTGAGGAACTCCTCCTGGAATCTGTTTAAACCAGACTGCTGGATAACCAGTAACAGTCCCCAGGTTACAGTCCATGGTGGCTGTCTCTCCATTCCTCAGCGCCACAACAGGAGGCTTCTGTGTCACCACCATCACACCACTCACACCTGGAAGCAACAAGATGACATGGAGtcaagagaaacacacagactgatgaATCCAACATGAGGTCAAAGCTGCAGTAAGTCAGCCTCCTTACATGTTAGAGCAGTGATGAGAGTGCAGAGGGTCCCCagcatgttgtcagtgtgtgctgAGAATGGCCTTGTAACTTGGAAAGTCAGCTTACTGCTGACAGATCACAGGCTttggaggatgaggagaggaggtgcTGGAGGAGCAATTTAATAGCACACTGAAACTGAGAGTgactgacaggaggaggagctttGCTTCACTCTGCATGCTTTCTCACATTTCTTACTCTCATCTTCTGTGGagggaaatgtctttaatttattCATCATAGTCAGTGTAGATGAAAATGCTGATTCACAAAATACAATCATGTCCTGACGTCAAGACATCCTGCCTTTTATATGTATTTCTTACTACTTTGGTTCCCAAGCATAAAGGAATAATTTTGGCTACATTTTTCCATAAATCAACGACAGACATCTGCTGCACGATAAAAGCTTTGGCTCTGCACAAATGTACATCACTGTAATTTATACACATAAGAAGCAAACTTTCTTTGATatacaacattttgaaaactaAACTCTCAGTGTGTTTGCAGTCAGAGACAGTTCCCTCTGATTTTACAGAGAGCTGACACTTGACCTCTTCATTTACATGGAGCTATAAATAAGGAGAGGAGGCCTGCAGGTGCATCCTgggaaggaagagagggaggagtaGAGAGGTGATGCTTCACTGATGGAGGATGAAAACTCACTTTCATTTGCTCATGTCATCTGATTTTTCTAACGTCTTAACCACTGTGAGCAACTAAAACAAGGCAAAGTCATATTCATCTTTCTGCTGTGCTTTTATTGCAAATTAACACCTAATAACAATGTTGCTTTATGATtttgaatataaatattaaagaaacaagtctgtttgttgtctttgtgtccAGGATTATTATCAGTGAGATGAACAACAGGAGAAAAATACAATCTAGTCAAGGTGACAACATTTGCAGAACATTATccttttaaatgatgttttcacaagtacaaataaatacaaacactttttcaactgttttttttttgtcttattttattgAATGATTGTTGAAAACTGCAGCATTTGCAAAGCTGATACAACACCTCCACCTAACTGTCACAACATTTATTACAAGCATGCAGACACATCTTTTCTAACATGTAAACCTTGTAATGAGCAAACAGCACAAAGAGTAAAGAAGCAGATGTTAAATGCTCATTGTGCTCCTCTACTGTTCTTCAGTGGGACAGTGGGacttgttgatgtttttctctgcagtctGGGAGcccaaagacactttacatgtgtaaaccTTATCCATGTTCCAGTCTGACGTCTGGACGGCCAGATAGCTGCTGATTTGGAAGGTCTGGTCTGCTTGCTGAACAGCGGTGCTGGTAGAGATTCCACTGCTCACTGGACTCCCACCAAGCAACCAGCTCACATCTGCAAAAGGCACAGACTGACTGGACAGACAGACCAGAGAGGCTTTGTTGGACTGGAGCTCAGCACTGGATGGAGGGAAGACTGTCaggacaggaggagggaggctgGAGCCTGAAGATACACAAAGGACATTCATCACATAACTAGGAGTCAAATCATTAACACAAAGCATGACAGTAGGAGATTCATTTATTGCTTGTGTTGACGATATAACCAACACGTTGAAGAAGTTAAGCATTTTGAATCTGCAAACACATTTAGAAATCATCACCTGAAATTTGAGCAGTGTTCCTTTTTAAAACATCAACAATCCATCAATCACAAAttcagaaatattttttatcaGTTCAGTATAATTTTTGAGCTGGAAATTGTCAcaaatgggtagaatattctaatataataatttaaatcaTTGTGACAGTTTCAGGTATATCAGAAGTCACTTTGCTTTGTGGTGGCTATCTAACCACCTAAGAAAAATAATACTTCAAACAGCCACAATCATATTCACATGAAGTTTAAAATATATCAGAACGTTAGAggataagtaaataaatatcaCAAGAACAATATTTTACTATTAATGtcataatataaaatattctTTACAGAATAATTAATGCAgagttttgaaatgttgaaacttGTCATaagttatgaaaataaataatcttgtaaatgttgcCCAAATGTTTAAAACTCCTTTGCCATCAAAAAACCTTCTGAATATTTGTagaaaatacttaaaaattGTGATCGTTTGCCTTCAGACACACAGCCTGATATCAAACAGATGTAGAACCACTTATCTATTATTCACCAAACAATGTGTTgaatatttctctttttttatttagcaGATTATAAATTGCCCATTTTCTCTTAATTTGAATGAGAAACATAAAATCTGTGCTGTTTTATGATGAGTTAAAAAGTACTTACTTGTCACAATCAGCTTGGTGCCTTGTCCGAATACCACAGTGATTCAGTTTGTACACATGGCTGTACAAAAACCTCCTGACTCTCACTAATGAGGGGAGTGGAACTGAAACATCCTGTTGAGACCAACTTTCACTGTCAACGTCTCTTCACTTCATCAGTCTCATTATATTTCAAAACACTGCTGGACTTGTTTCAAACACTTATGTCTCTTTCGAGGAATTTATTTAATGTCTGTTCTTGTTTTGCTTCATGTTTACTGATTTTAATTGTTTGATTTTGGTCAGAATTCATAAAATCAGCAGTGAGTCTCTCACTGAGGTTTTTGTCACAGTGTGAATCACTGTGATACGTACTCCTTAGCAGAGTTGTCCCATGTCTCACAGTAATAGACAGCAGAGTCTCCTGTCTCTGTCCGCTTTATGATGAACTGGTAATCTATGTTTGATGAGGATTTAGAGTTGAATCTGTCTGAGGAGAATCCTGATCCAAAGTCATCTGGTGCACTGTCAGAAGGGTAAAATCTCAGAACATACTGAGGAGCTTCACCAGGAACCTGTTTATACCAGATGACATATTGGCTATCATATCTCTGAATGTTGCAGTTGAGAACAACTTGTTGTCCTGTAGAAACTGTGTGGACAGCAGGCGTCTGGGTCAGCACTTTGGCTGCATCAACATCTGTCAACATACAGAGAAAAATACATGAGTCAaaggtttgtgtgtgaaaatatgGGCTATAAAAGGACTGAGAAGAATATCTTACATGTTAGAGCAGTGATGAGAGTGCAGAGGGTCCCCagcatgttgtcagtgtgtggtGTAAACGTCCCTTACTGTCCAGCTGAGAGGTGAGCAGGGTTGGAGTGTGAGGAGAAGAGAGACTGAAGCTTATAAAGacactgaggagaggagaagtggaggaggaggagtttcaACACTCAactctgttttcattcattcaacaaCTACAGCATGCGTCAGTTTAAATCATTTCTCATCAAACAACAGATATCTGATGCTTCAAGTTTTATCACTTCCAGTGGTGATATCAGATTCATTTATGTTTATTGCTCTGTGTCAATATTAAAGTAATCTTACAGACCACTGGATGAACATACTGTCATTGGTTTATAAGTTTGTTATGTAAGGGAGTGAGTTTATGTTCACCAGCAGAGGGCGGTATTTATGTTTCTGTCCTTTTTGGTCCACTGtagttttgagtctttttgacCCTCTGCAGCCACCGTAgttcacagtttgttttgtgtcctgtaaggCCAATAAATGAGGGAAGTTTTCTCCGCCTCAACCACCAGTTTGAGTCCTGTTTCCCTGTCTCCCCTGCCGCCCCAGTATACCTCACCTAACACAACGCAGAGACCTCGCTGGGGCTTGCTGCCTGAAAGATAGGGTTACATCTTTGGTGCCGTGACCCGGATGGTGGTTTAAAGGAGGACGAGCAGACGATTTGTAAATTGTGAACATCTCCATCAGCAATATCCTTAACATTCAggtttcgtttttttttttttttggtcttgaaTAGTGAGCCAAATCTGTGCTATCGCTGTTTTTAGAGATttacactggaaaaaaaagaaagaaaaatcttgtttgttttttttgttgatttgtttgtgAAAACTATATCCAATGCAAAGTTGAATTAATTGTGTACATACTGTGGTGCTTGTATtgctggtgtttttttgttgttgttgctgtttctttctttgttcattttgtttttgtatgtgttgtgGTCCTCCCAACCCATAACACAATTGATACAGCCTCTCACATTCTATCACTACATTACTGCAAAAGTCAAACATGCAGAGCCCCAATAAAAACACTCCACGCCGTCCCTTGTCAAGTATCCCCCCTCCAGCGAGGCAGACTCTGTACCACACACTGGAGCCAAGAGCTGACGCTATCGGGATAATTCATGCCTCAGACCAAACAATAATTAGCATGAGCCCCCATGAGTCCCCACAACATTATCTCCAGCAGCATCAGAGGTCATCACCATGGGATGCCGCATCAAACACCATGCCCTCCCCTAGTGATGAGCCTACACGTccccctgctggtcattttGTACCTCCTACTGTGCTCACCCCTCCAGCGACCAGTTGTACCCCCACGTTGCCTAACCAGGTAAATGCTAAGGGGGCTGGGGCTAGTGCAGACACCAGTTATGACCAGTCATGCCCCTGCACCTCCCAGCCATGGCTCCATGCCCACTAACCATGTAAGTGTTCAAGGCCCGGCCACAACCATGTATGCTCCTAAGGTTTACGAGAATGCCTCTCAGACTCCACTAAGTCCCCCTGCAGCCCCTCTTCATACCCATCCCACCCCTACTGCCATGACATTGAACCCTATGATTTCTGATGATCCCAGGCAATTTCCCCCACCACAAGTCTATGTGCCGCCCGGGGGTAACTCACTACCTGTTCCGTTGTCCTCAACATATGCCCCACAGATTACTATGCGTGGCACCCCAGTGGGCATCCAGAGCACTATGGAAACAGCACATATCCCACCAACAAACCGTCACCAACATCCTGTCAGCTACCCCATTCTCCCTCATCCATCATATGGGATGCACACCCCTTCATCAGTGCGCCATCCACAGGTAGTAGGGCAACCTTCACTAGCCTTTTCCCCCACTCCTTCCAATATTGTGTTTCCTGATACACAAGCCATTCAGCATATCCATCAAATGCAGGTCAACCACTTGCCTCCCCCCTCAGCCACCTGGAGCCATATCCAACCAGTCAGTTATGGATCACAAGCTGTTCAACCCCCCGCTTATCACATGCAGGCCAACACACAATCCCACACATTGCCCCACGTGTTACCAGACGGGCCAACTGGGTTTTCCCCTGTCCAACCCAGCTATAGTGGTTTCACCCAGACACACCAGGTAAaaaatgttcaagtgttcagCGGGGGCTCTGAGTGCAGAATCCTGATTGAAGACTGGATCAGAGACATGCAGTATCTTCTTGATGCTGGGGGGCTGCCACCAAACCTCAGTTTTCCCACCATTGTGCAACACCTGAGTGGTGAGGCTAGGAGGCTGATCTTAAACCTCCCCCCACCTCAACAAATTCCCCAGagggcttttgatgagctgaGAGCAGAGTATGGCGACATGCAGAGATCTCTGGACCCCCTAGCTGATTTTTATGAGAGGAGCCAACGCACAGAGGAGTCAGCATGTTCCTATGCCATTGCTCTAGAAGCCACACTGAGAGAGGTGGAAGAGGCTCAGAATGGGGGCCAGCCTTTTCCAGACTGTGATGCTAAATTGGTTAGGCAGTTCATGAGGGGGCTGACTGACGAGGAAGTGTATGTGAAAATTGCACCCATGAAGCCAAGGCTACTGGGTTTTCGAGAACTGCAAGTTGAGCTTAGAAACCTTGCCAGAGAAACAAGGAGATTCAATCCCCAACACAAACAGAAGAAGGCGTTCAGCCAGGTTCAAGTTGCTGGAAGTAAGCAACAAAGTGGACCAAGTGACAGGGTTGATGCAGGAAAACACAACTCTGGGCTTTCTGAGTTAACAGCACTGGTGAAAGACATAGCTATAAATCAGGAAGAGCAGAGTAAAAGACTTGCCCAACTGGAGTCAAGATTTAACCCTTTTCCAGCCCCATCCCCCTTCAGGTCCCACACAGGAACAGAGAATGTGAGCGGAGGAGCCACAGTGGTGTGCTATCGTTGTGGCAGACCAGGGCATGTAGCAAGGGATTGCAGAACTGTGTTGCCTGACAGTGAGCCGACTGGGACCTCCGGACCACATGCCACTGTTGTGCCAGAAGGCAACGCTGTCGCAGCTGGGCAGTCTTTAAACTCCTAAGGCCTGTGGTGGCTGGGGCAACCATGGGCACACATCAAGGTCCCCAACAGGAAAAGCAGGAAATAAAGGGCTCAAGGGAGCC
Protein-coding sequences here:
- the LOC125879510 gene encoding immunoglobulin lambda-1 light chain-like isoform X3, which codes for MLGTLCTLITALTCVSAVTVVTQKPPVVALRKGETATMDCNLGTVTDHEAVWYKQIPGGVPQYVLRFYHGWSSVYYGSGFSSPKFTSNHQSTSDYRLIINNVEEGDSAVYYCATWDSSANEAVFGQGTKLIVTSSSLPPPVLTVFPPSSAELQSNKASLVCLSSQSVPFADVSWLLGGSPVSSGISTSTAVQQADQTFQISSYLAVQTSDWNMDKVYTCKVSLGSQTAEKNINKSHCPTEEQ
- the LOC125879510 gene encoding immunoglobulin lambda-1 light chain-like isoform X5 → MLGTLCTLITALTCVSAVTVVTQKPPVVALRKGETATMDCNLGTVTDHEAVWYKQIPGGVPQYVLRFHHSWSSVYYGSGFSSPKFTSNHQSTTDYRLIINNVEEGDSAVYYCETWDSSAKERVFGQGTKLIVTSSSLPPPVLTVFPPSSAELQSNKASLVCLSSQSVPFADVSWLLGGSPVSSGISTSTAVQQADQTFQISSYLAVQTSDWNMDKVYTCKVSLGSQTAEKNINKSHCPTEEQ
- the LOC125879509 gene encoding immunoglobulin lambda-1 light chain-like — its product is MLGTLCTLITALTYVDAAKVLTQTPAVHTVSTGQQVVLNCNIQRYDSQYVIWYKQVPGEAPQYVLRFYPSDSAPDDFGSGFSSDRFNSKSSSNIDYQFIIKRTETGDSAVYYCETWDNSAKEYVFGQGTKLIVTSSSLPPPVLTVFPPSSAELQSNKASLVCLSSQSVPFADVSWLLGGSPVSSGISTSTAVQQADQTFQISSYLAVQTSDWNMDKVYTCKVSLGSQTAEKNINKSHCPTEEQ
- the LOC125879510 gene encoding immunoglobulin lambda-1 light chain-like isoform X10 is translated as MLGTLCTLITALTCVSGVTVVTQKPPVVALRKGETATMDCNLGTGTNQAVWYKQIPGGVPQYVLRFHHSWSSVYYGSGFSSPKFTSNHQSTTDYRLIINNVEEGDSAVYYCETWDSSAKERVFGQGTKLIVTSSSLPPPVLTVFPPSSAELQSNKASLVCLSSQSVPFADVSWLLGGSPVSSGISTSTAVQQADQTFQISSYLAVQTSDWNMDKVYTCKVSLGSQTAEKNINKSHCPTEEQ
- the LOC125879510 gene encoding immunoglobulin lambda-1 light chain-like isoform X4; the protein is MLGTLCTLITALTCVSGVMVVTQKPPVVALRNGETATMDCNLGTVTGYPAVWFKQIPGGVPQYVLRFYHSWSSVEYGSGFSSPKFTSNHQSTSDYRLIINNVEEGDSAVYYCATWDSSANEAVFGQGTKLIVTSSSLPPPVLTVFPPSSAELQSNKASLVCLSSQSVPFADVSWLLGGSPVSSGISTSTAVQQADQTFQISSYLAVQTSDWNMDKVYTCKVSLGSQTAEKNINKSHCPTEEQ